One genomic window of Candidatus Pseudobacter hemicellulosilyticus includes the following:
- a CDS encoding RagB/SusD family nutrient uptake outer membrane protein, with translation MKLAYILPVLGVTLMLGMSSCSKFLDVDPESKIPGDKVFSDINSTNAYVLGLYDTWREGHKARVDPYLGTDEAISGGFQHDDFERRGLDEYAEGMNSTNGKILSIWTNRYQIISRSAPAIQELKRLEAQGNPELNKMLGEASLLRAVSMWELSQYFGSIPVIDHDKPELGGNRQPLDVVYTAIEEDLLNAEKYLPDPSAISDPRRASKALAQAMLGKLFLYAPASSGMRDYEKAKGYFKKVIDNPYFGTTGASNFAIIFNAEAENETNYKREMIYAFQYKAGYPNQSSAQWDVGSRAVAQMTPVEAIAPWSGFDGMMASEYCYGTVANGGVWEAGDLRKDESIRYDFTWNGYTPNLRGWAWGDELEPHIKKYEDLRIVALGQSTWHSGKSIPFIRFSDVVLNYAECLYFTGQQAEGISLINNVVRKRAFGGTLPAGMEWSTGMGTDDFLTHLLDERMRELCFEGWRKFDLLRTGKLIEYVTARNRWVKAGNFVNIEGVVRDLGATKVIPAHRLLWPIPLEELRQNPDLDESKDQNPGY, from the coding sequence ATGAAGCTTGCATATATTTTACCGGTCCTTGGGGTAACGCTGATGCTGGGCATGAGTTCCTGCTCCAAGTTCCTGGACGTGGACCCGGAATCCAAGATCCCGGGCGATAAAGTGTTCTCCGATATCAATTCCACCAATGCCTATGTATTGGGTTTGTACGATACCTGGCGGGAAGGCCATAAGGCCCGGGTAGACCCCTACCTGGGTACGGATGAAGCCATCTCCGGTGGTTTCCAGCATGATGATTTTGAACGTCGCGGCCTGGATGAATATGCGGAAGGCATGAACAGCACCAACGGCAAGATCCTCAGCATCTGGACCAACCGCTACCAGATCATTTCCCGCTCAGCCCCTGCTATCCAGGAACTGAAAAGGCTGGAAGCCCAGGGTAATCCTGAGCTGAATAAAATGCTGGGTGAGGCCAGTCTGCTCAGGGCCGTCAGCATGTGGGAGCTGTCGCAGTATTTTGGCAGCATCCCGGTCATTGACCATGACAAACCCGAGCTGGGCGGTAACCGCCAGCCGCTGGACGTAGTGTATACGGCTATTGAAGAGGACCTGCTCAATGCCGAAAAATACCTGCCGGATCCCAGCGCTATCAGTGATCCGCGCCGCGCCAGCAAAGCACTGGCACAGGCCATGCTGGGCAAACTGTTCCTCTATGCCCCGGCCAGTTCCGGCATGCGGGATTATGAAAAGGCTAAAGGTTATTTTAAGAAAGTGATCGATAACCCCTATTTCGGGACCACCGGCGCCTCCAACTTTGCCATTATCTTTAATGCTGAAGCAGAGAATGAGACCAACTACAAACGCGAGATGATCTATGCCTTCCAGTACAAAGCCGGTTATCCCAACCAGAGCTCTGCCCAATGGGATGTAGGCTCCCGCGCCGTAGCCCAGATGACACCCGTGGAAGCCATTGCTCCCTGGTCTGGTTTTGATGGCATGATGGCTTCTGAATACTGTTATGGAACAGTGGCCAACGGCGGTGTCTGGGAAGCAGGCGATCTGCGTAAAGACGAAAGCATCCGCTATGATTTTACCTGGAATGGGTATACGCCTAACCTGCGTGGCTGGGCCTGGGGCGATGAGCTGGAACCCCATATCAAAAAATATGAGGACCTCCGCATTGTAGCCCTGGGACAAAGCACCTGGCATAGCGGTAAAAGCATTCCCTTTATCCGCTTCAGTGACGTGGTACTCAATTATGCAGAATGCCTGTACTTCACCGGTCAGCAGGCAGAGGGGATCAGCCTTATCAATAACGTAGTGCGTAAGCGTGCTTTTGGCGGTACCCTGCCTGCCGGTATGGAATGGTCCACCGGCATGGGGACTGATGATTTCCTGACACACCTGCTGGACGAGCGTATGCGGGAACTCTGCTTTGAAGGCTGGCGTAAATTTGATCTGCTGCGTACCGGCAAGCTGATTGAATATGTTACCGCCCGCAACCGTTGGGTGAAAGCAGGCAATTTTGT